The segment TCTGTCGTGCACATAGAAAACCTGGTCTACAGGTACGGCGAAGCACCGCCGGCCGTGGACGGGGTCAGCCTGGACATCTCGGCCGGCGAATTTGTTGCACTGGTCGGGCAGAACGGCTGCGGAAAGACGACACTCGCCAAGCATCTCAACGGACTGCACGCCCCGACGGAGGGCGAGGTCCGGGTCCTGGACAAGTCCACCACCGACTGGACCCTGCCCGAACTGGGACGGCGCGTCGGATACGTATTCCAGAATCCGGACCATCAGATCTTCGCCAATACCGTGCGGGACGAAGTCGCCTTCGGCGCCCTGAACTACGGGTTCTCCGAAGAAAAGGTCGTCGAGAAAGTGGACGCGGCCCTGGCCGAGACCGGCCTGTCCGGCCGGGATTTCGAGGACCCCTTCAACCTGACCCGGGGAGAAAGACAGCAGCTGGCCGTGGCGTCGGTGCTGGCCACGGACCCCGAGATCCTCGTCCTGGATGAACCGACCACCGGGCTGGACTATCACGGCCAGGTCGCCATACTGAACCTGGTCCGGCGGCTCAACGAATCGGGCCGTACCGTGGTCATGATCACCCATTCCATGTGGGTCGTCGCCGAATACGCCGACCGCTGCGTCATCATGTCGGGCGGGCGCGTCGTCCAGGACGGAGACGTGCGGTCGTGTTTCAGCAATCCCGAATTGCTGGAATCGCTGTACCTGGAAGCGCCCGAGGCCGTCCGTCTCGGTTATGAATTCGGACTCGTGGCACGTTCCGTCAAAGAGATTGCCGGCTGCCTGGAACGCGTGGAGGAATAGTACCCGGCCGCACAGGCACAGGGCCTGCGGACCGGACCGCCCATGGTGCTCTACATACCCTCGGATTCCCTGTTGCATCGGCTCCATCCCTCGACGAAGATCGTGGGACTGGCCCTGTTGCTGATCCTCACGGTGGCCTTCCAGTCACCCTGGTACCAGTTGGTAATCCTGTCGGGTGTCCTGTTGCTGGCCCGTTCGGCCGGCGCGTTCAGAAACCTACGCCGGATCCTGCCGCTCATGATCACCGTGCTCCTGTTCAGCGTCGTGTCATGGTCGCTGTTCAGACGCGTCGGCGATCCGTTCTGGTCCTTCGGACTGTTCACGCTCTCGACGGAGTCCATACGGTTCGGGTTCGCCATGGGATTCAGGCTAGAGGCAATGCTCGTTTCCGGCATGGTCTTCGTTTCATGCACGAAAGTGGAAGAATTCGCCTACGGGCTCCGGGCTATCGGGCTGCCCTTCGCCGTCAGTTTCGCGCTCTCCCTTGCCTTTCGGCTCGTTCCCCTGTTTTTTACGCGTATCGGCACGGTCGTCCAGGCCCAGCAGGCACGGGGCCTCGATCTCAAGCGCGGGAACGTATTGCAGCGGGCCCGCAAGTACGTGCCGCTGCTGGTGCCCATATTCGTGTACGCGATCAGGGATACCGACCTGCTTTCCATGGCCCTGGAATCCAAGGGTTTCGGCATGCGGGGCAGGAGAACGGAGTACCTTGCTTTCCCCTTCGTCTGGCGCGATTACGCCATACTGGGGTTGCTGCTGGTCCTGAATATCGCGGGCTGGATGATGGCGGCTCCGTGAGCGATCCACCGGGAGAGGCTTCCGGAATAGCGCCGATACCTCAGGAGCATCGAATGGACCGACGATACAGGGCGGGGGTCATCGGACGCACCGGCCGGGGCAACTACGGCCATGGCCTGGACACGGTGTACCTCGAAATGGATGACGTGGACATCATCGCCGTGGCCGACGACGATCCGGACGGTCTGCGGGAAGCGGGCCGGCGGCTCGGCGTGCGGAACCTGTATACGGATTACCGGGAGATGCTGCGCAACGAGTGGTTCGATATCGTCAGCATCTGTCCCCGCTGGCTCGACCAGCACGCCGCAATGACCCTGGCCGTCGCGGAAGCGGGCGCGTGTATATTCCTCGAAAAGCCCATGGCCCGCACGCTGTCCGAGGCCGACGCCATGATCGAAGCCTGCGAGAAGGCCGGAGTGATGATGGGCATCGCCCACCAGGGCCGCATGCACGCGGCCGCGTGGCGTGCCCGTCAACTGCTCGCCGACGGCGCCATCGGGGATATCCTCCACGTCGGCATGAACGGCAAGGAGGATCATCGCGGAGGCGGCGAGGACCTCATGGTGCTGGGCACCCACCTTTTCGACATGCTCAGGTTCCTCCTGGGCAGAAACCCCGCCTGGGTGCAGGCGTCGGTGACCATGGCCGGCGGCCGGCCCGCGACCCTGGAAGACGCCGTGGAGGGTCCGGAGGAACTGGGCCTCATCGCGGGCGACGCCATCCACGCGATGTACGGTTTCGGCCACGGCGTGACGGCCACTTTCGAAACGCGCCGCAACCAGGCCCCTCACCCCCGGAGGTACGGGATGTGGGTGTATGGGTCGGAGGGCATCATGACCGTCCACGAATCTTCCCAGCAGATCAGGATCTACGAGTCCCCGGTCTGGCATCCGGACGACGACGCGTCGATTCGCGACGTTACCGCGGAAGCACTGGAACTTGAGCCTTCCGAGCAGCCTTCAATGAGCGCGCTTCAGGCGGCGGCCAACGCCGCCATCGTCCGCGACGTGTTCGAGGCGAGGCGGGACGGACGCAGGCCGGTGAACAGCGGATACGACGGGCGCTGGGCGCTGGAGATGATCCACGGCGTCTTTGCCGCCCACCTGGCGGAAAGCCGCATTGCCCTGCCGCTGGAAAACCGGGACCACCCGTTGTTGCCGAACCTGATTTAGGATGAAGAACGCCGTCGGATGACCGGCATGCGTACACGTACCGCCAGATCGGAGGCATCTTTGTCCGCAACATCTTTGTCCGCGACATCTTCATCAGCGGCGTCACCATCCGTGGCGGCTTCGTCCCCGGACGGGTCCTGCCGCGACCTGCTGGGCCGCATCGGCCTGCCCGAACCCGTGTCCTCGCTCGCGGGACGGGACTGGGACGCGGTCGTCGTGGGCGCCGGCCACAATGGCCTGGCCTGCGCGGCCTACCTCGCCCGTGCCGGGAAGCGGGTGCTGGTCCTGGAAGCCCGGGAACGCGTGGGTGGCGCCTGCACGCTCGAAGAGACCTGGCCGGGATACCGCGTGTCGCCCTGCGCCTACCTCGCCGGCCTGCTCCATCCCCTGGTGATCGAGGAATTGGATTTCGCACGCTACGGCTACCGATGGACGCCGGCCGAAGCGGGCATGTTCGTACCCTTCGAGGACGGGTCGAGCGTACAGTTGTGGGAGGACGACGACCGCTGCCTGGAGGAGATCCGCCGCCTGTCGCCCCGGGACGTGAGGGGTTTCGAGGCCATGTACGCGCCCATGCGGCGCATCCGGGAGGCCCTTCGTCCGCCGGGCAAGGAAGACATCTGGATCGGGCGGGCGCCGACCCGGGAACAGATCGAAGAACGTCTCAACGGCGACCGGGAGGCCATCGGTATGCTCTTCGAATGGTCCATGGTCGAATACGTCGAGCGGTACCTCGAAGACGAGCGGCTGCGGATGGCCCTGACCGGCCAGGGCGTGATCGGGACGAACGCCAGCCCCTGCGAGCCCGGGACCGCCTCCGTACACGTTTTCCACTCCACGGGCACCATGGGCGGCATGCCCGGCATGTGGGGGTACGTGCAGGGCGGCATGGGCATGGTGTCCTTCATGCTGTGCGATATTGCGCGCGACTCGGGCGCCGTGGTGGCCGCGGGCGTGCCCGTCGCCCGCATCGTGCCCGGAGAGGGCGTGGAGCTGGAGGGCGGCGAACGCGTCCGCGCGAAGGCGGTCGTATCGAACGCCGATCCCCGGGTCACGCTGCGACTCCTCGGCGACGCAGCCGACGGGGCGTGGAAGGACCGCGTGGAATCGGTGCCCCAAACCGGCGCGACCGTCAAGATCAACATGGCTCTCGCCGAATTGCCGGATTTCACCTGCCGGCCTGGGACGGACGAGGACCACCACCGGGGCCAGGTCAACATCCCCCTTACCGCACGGCAATGGCACGAATACCACGGCATGGCCGGAGAAGGCCGGTTGCCCCCGCGCCTCTGGGAGGAACTCTACTTCCACACCGCCCACGACCCGAGCGTGGCGCCGGCGGGCCGTCACACCATGAGCATCTTCGCCCAGTTCGTCCCCTACGACTTCGCCGAGGGTGACTGGGATTCCCGGAGGGAGGAGGTGGGGAGGCTGGCCCTGGCATCGCTCGGCCGCTTCTGCAGCAACATTCCCGACGCCGTCCTGCACATGGACGTCATGGGTCCGCCGGATATCGAGAAGAAGGTGGGACTGACCGGCGGCCATATCTTCCAGGGCGAGATCCTGCCTGCCTTCATGTGGGACAAGCGGCTCGAACCGCGGACGCCCATGCCCGGGGTCTACCTGTGCGGGGCTTGCACCCACCCGGGCGGCAGCGTGATTGCCGTCAACGGGCGCAACGCGGCGATGGAAGTGCTGGGGATGTACGGGGATCAGTAGGCCTGGGCGTAGACGACCTTTCGTTCCGACGTCCCCCCGCAATACGCGCAGGCGCCCGGATCGGCCTCCCAGTCCATGGGGACGCACCGGATCGTGTTCCGGGTTTCGTCTTTGACCGCGGCTTCGCACGCCGGATCGCCGCACCAGTGCGCGTGGATGAACCCCCCGTCGCCGTTCGCGGCCGACATGAAGGCTTCCCGGTCCCGGATCTCCCGGGAACGGGCTTCGCGGAAATCCAGGGCGCGCTGGAACATATCCTGCTGCACGGTCTCCAGCAGGTCCCCGATCCGCTTGCCCAGGGACTCGAGGGGAACGAAATCCTTTTCCCCCGTATCCCTGCGCACGACCACCGCCTGGCCGGACGCGATGTCCCGCGGGCCGAGTTCCACACGCAGCGGCACCCCCTTCGTTTCCCACTCGGTGAACTTCCAGCCCAGGCCGAACTGCTCGCGGTTGTCGACCTTCACCCGCACGCCTTCCAGCGACGCAACCAGCTTGTCGACGGCTTCCCGCACGACGGACTGTTCCTCGTCGGACTTCGCGATGGGAATGACGACGACCTGGTGAGGCGCCAGGCGGGGTGGCAGTACCAGCCCCCTGTCGTCGCCATGGGCCATGATGATGGCGCCGACGGTCCGGGTGCTCATGCCCCAGCTTGTCTGGTAGACGTGTTCGCGCGACCCGTCCCGCGTCTGGAAATCGATGTTGAAGGCCCGGGAGAAGTTCTGCCCCAGGTCGTGCGAAGTGCCCATCTGCAGGGCCTTGCCGTCCTTCATCATGCCCTCGATGGCGTAGGTCTGAAGCGCGCCGGGGAACTTTTCGGCGTCGGTTTTCGGACCGTACAGCACCGGAATCGCCATGTAGTCTTCCGCGAAGGTGCGGTAGATGTCCAGGATGCGCAAGGTTTCCTCCTCGGCCTCCGCCGCCGTGGCGTGGGCCGTGTGGCCCTCCTGCCAGAGGAATTCGGTCGTCCGCAGGAAGGCCCTCGGCCGCAGTTCCCATCGGAAGACGTTGGCCCACTGGTTGATGAGCAGCGGCAGGTCGCGATAGGACTGGATCCACCTGGCGTACATGTCCGCAATGATGGTCTCGGACGTCGGACGGACCATGAGGCTTTCTTCGAGCTTCTTGCCCCCGCCGTGCGTCACCACGGCGCATTCGGGCGAGAATCCCTCCACGTGCTCCGCTTCTTTCTGGAAGAAGCTGTCGGGGATCAACAACGGGAAATAGGCGTTTACGTGACCGGTATCCTTGAACATCCGGTCCAGCACCGCCACCATGTTCTCCCAAAGCGCGAAACCGTATGGCCGGATGACCATGCAGCCGCGGGTCGGCGCGTTGTCGGCCAGTTCGGCCTTCGCGATCACTTCATTGTACCAGGCCGAGAAATCCTCCGCCTGCGCGGTCAGTTTTTTTGCCATGACTCCACCTTTTCGTCCGAGGATATCGCGAGATAGAACCGGCCGATCTCCACTTCGAAGTGACGGCCGTCCGCGTCCTGCATTTCATATTCGCCTTCCATGGTGCCCCACTCCGTGTCCAGGGGGCAAAGGCTCTGGTATTCGTGGTTTTCTCCAGGCTCGAGTTCGGGCTGCAGTCCCACGACGCCCGGACCCCTGACTTCGCTGCGCTTGCCGTCGGCGTTGATGATGACCCAGTGGCGGTTGATCAATTTCACCCACCGCTCGCTGTCATTGGTGATGACGATGCGGTATGCGAACACGTACTGGTTCTGGCCGGGATCGGAATGATCGGGCAGATAGCCCGGGTATACCTGGACCCGTATGCCATGGGTGACCGTGTCGGAATTCAGCGGTGTCGGCATTGCATCGCTCCGTGGAAGCAGCCCGGAAAATCGAAGATGCATAAGATAAACGAGGGGGGTGGAATCGACAAATAAAAAACCTGTGGAAAGACCGACCCCGTCGGCAGAACCCGGGCCAAAAACACCTTGACACCCCGGGGCCGCATCTCTATTCTGTCCACGGCTTAAAACCGTATCGACCGGGGAAGAAACGGAATGGTCAAGCTAGGTCTGGAAGGTGTCGTAGCCGCGCAGTCGGCCATCTGTTTCATCGATGGCCTGAAGGGCAGAATGCTCTACCGGGGCCACGATATTCACGACCTGGCCGCCCACTCCAATTTCGAGGAAACCGCCTACCTGCTGTGGCACGGCGACCTGCCCGGACCGGTCCAACTCGCGGAACTCAACGAGCAACTCCTCGCCGGCAGGACGCTGCGAAACGAAGTCCTGGATCTGCTGCGGGCACTCCCGCGCCGCACGGCGCCCATGGATGTGCTCCGTTCGGCCGTGTCGTTCCTGTCCGCCTACGACCCGGATGCGGCGAACCACACCCGGGAAGCGAACCTGCGCAAAGCCGTCCGGCTGACCGCCCAGTTCGCGTCCGTAACCGCCGCCTGGCACCGTCTCTCGAACTGCGACGACCCCATCGCGCCGAATCCGGACCTGGGCCACGCCGCGAATTTCCTGTACATGCTGAACGGCGCGGTACCGGACGCCGAGCACGCGAAGGCCTTCGACATCGCCCTGATCCTGCACGCCGACCACGAACTGAACGCGTCCACCTTCGCCGCACGGGTCACCGCGGCCACGCTCTCGGACATGCACTCGGCGGTCACGTCGGCCGTCGGCACGCTCAAGGGACCGCTGCACGGCGGCGCCAACAAGGACGTCATGGACATGCTCAACGAGATCGGGGAGATCTCCCTGGCCGGGGACTACGTCAGGGAGAAATTGGCCGCCAGGGAGAAAATCCCCGGATTCGGCCACCGCGTCTACAAGACGGAAGACCCCCGGGCAACGCACCTGCGCCGCCTCTCGGAGGAACTGGGCAGGAAGGCGGGCGATCTGAAGTGGTATGAAATGTCCCGCGTGATCGAGCAAGCCATGATGGACCTGAAGGGTATCGCCTGCAACGTGGATTTCTATTCCGGATCGGTCTATGCCAGCATGGGGATTCCGGCGGGGTTGTTCACGCCCGTTTTCGCCTGCAGCCGGATCACCGGATGGACCGCCCATCTCCTCGAACAGTACGCCGACAACCGGATCATCCGCCCGTTGGGCGAATATACCGGGCCGACCGAAGCGCGGTACATACCCATGGACGCCCGCCCCGTCTGACTGCGGAACGCCCGCCTGACCACGGGCACCAGCCGCCTGACCACGGTACGCCCCGCGCAGGCGGTGAAGTCGAACGGACACCAGTGAATGTCTAGACCGGATCGGGGACAAGTATCATGATACAGGCCTTCCGTGCGTTGGTCTTCGCGGCATCGGTCAGTTTGGTCACGCTGCCTGCGTCCGGCCAGTTCAATTTCAACCTGGGCGGCGAAGTGGCCCGCCCCGCCGCGGGTCTTGCCGATCTGGTCGAAGAGGACTACGGTTACGGCGCCCATGCCGCCCTGACATACTGGTTCAGCTATCGCGTCCAGCTGGTCTGCTCGGGCGGCTACGTCACCTACGGCAGCGAGAAGATCAAGTCCCGTACCGAAGTGGAGGACCTTGTCGACCAGGGTCTCGACGCCATCGTCGACCGGATCGAGGGCAACTACTCCAGCATTCCGGTGACCGCCGGCCTGCGATTCTACCCGTTGGAACGTTTATTTGTGCAGGGCGCTGCAGGTGTGGTGTACAAGAGAACGCGGCAGATGGGTAACGCAAACGCAAATACGAAAGAGGGCTTCGTCACGGAAAGAGACCTGGTCGTGTCCCCCGGAATCGGAATGTTGCTCGGCCGTTTCAGCCTCCAGGCGCAGTACAATGTGTCCAGCGACGACTGGAAGTGGATGAGCCTGGGCGTGTCTATGATCTTCGGGAAGCTGTAGGTTGTCATTTAAATTTAGCGTGACAATAAGGTCTTTACGTCATGCCTGATTTCTCTTACATCGGCCTTCAATTCGGCAAAGGTTGCCATCGTAGTTTCTCGTAACGTTTCGATCTCTCTTACCAGGTTGTTCGTGGCCGTATCCAATTCACGTTTTTCGACCATCTTGCCCCTGAGGAAGAATATCCAACTGAATATCCAACCTAACACCGCTACCAAAATCACGGCCGCCGGCATCAAATAATCGACCATTGTCATATCCAATCCTCCTTACCTGAAGTTTAGGTCGTGCGCTTATGCTGATTTATCGATTAGTCGCGTTCCAAATTTGTATTCTCGACGTTTTTTGAACTGCGATGGATTTTACCATGCACCATGCAGTCAAGGCAGGTACCCGCCGCGGTATTTGTCGATCAGGCTCCAGAGGATGGCCGCGGTCTCCACATCAGGCACGCCGCCATAGTCCGAGGGGCGGAAATGCAATTGAAACGCGCGTACGGCGAAGCGCGTCTGGTGGTCTAGTTCGCCGGTTGGTTCGACCAGGTATCCGAGCCTGAGCAACGCGGTCTGCACTCTTTCGACCGCAGGTAGCTGGTCCTCGAATTGCGCCATGTAACGCAACCTGGTTTCCTCGTCATACCAGGCGCCTATGCCTTCGTCGTACAGCCGTCGCCAGGGGAAGAGGGGGCCCGGATCCGACCGGCGCCTGTGTGGGACCGCTATATCGGAGTGAGCGACGAAATCGAGCGGCCCAATGCGGGGGTGCCGTTGCTGAATGTCCCGAAGCAATTCGATCAACATCTCGATCTGCGCTTCACTGAAAGGCGGGAAATCACAGACGAGCGCGTCCGGACCGATATCCTCGACAGCTGACGTATCCGACACGCAACTGAACTCGTTTACGATCTCGATTCCGATGGATCGGGCGTTAAGCCCCGTATCCCCGGCCCAGTAGCTGACACCGGCGTGCCATGCCCTTCGGCTTTCCTTCACGAATTGATGCAGACGCAACCGGCGGTGACCGTAGGTAGGGTCGTTTTCATCGGGAATCAGGTAGTGTGCGCTGACCGGACGCCCGGTCCGGGTGGTGAGCAATCTTACCGATTCCGCGAAATTCGCCGAGGTGGCGTGAATCACCACGTAATCGACCCGGCTGTTCTGGTTCGTCGATTCCACAAAGATGACGTTCGAACAACCGGGGATACATATCGAGAGCATCCAAATCATACAAAACCGCGCAACACAGGTTATCTTCATGTCAGGTTCCGTTTGCAATAGAGGCAGCGGCGCTTTGTTTGTGAATGAAACATCGAATGCGAGTTAGCACATTGAAGGGCCTTGTTGCCGCGAAACATGCCCGGTGCGGATTTACAATGTAATGGATCCGTTGTAGAATCCAATCATGAAGCGGGTTCGGTTTATCTTAACACGAATCAATACGAGTATTTGAATGCGAACCGGTCCAATGGACTTGGTCGTCAAACGCCCCACGCCGGAGTACTGAATGAGCGCGTTCAGGGAAGCGAGAGACCGCGGCGGTCGCTACCTGCTTGGCCAGTTGCACGCGGACAGCGGTTTCGGCAACCCCGGTCTCGGCGTCACCGAATACTACAAGGTACCTGCCGCGTTACTCGTGTGCGGCCTGTCTCACGCGGCTAGCCGCCTGCTCAGGTGGATCAGGCTCAACGGGTTCCTCCCCGACGGCGACTTCGGTCCACGTTCCGCCAACGAACTCGACAGCTACTACTACACCTACCACAACGCCTGGGTCATCAAGGCGGCCCATCGCATGGGCGCCTTCGACCTGGCCCGGCGCGGCATGGACTTTCTCCTCGGGTTCCGCGACCCCGCCAGCGGCGGCTTCTACTCCCATCCGACGGCGCGGGGCAGCGGCACCGAACAGGATCTGTGGGTCGTGAGCGGCTGCGGTTGGTGCGCCGTATACACCGGCAGGCTGGACGTGGCCAGGGGCGTGGGCGCCTGGATGCGGCGCATGATGGAGGAACAGCCCGATTACCCGAAGGCGTTGTGGACGGTCTACAGCCGCGAACGCGGGCTGATCACCGAGGTGATGGACGGCGACGACTTCAGGTACGTGCTGACCCGGGACCAGTCGCGGGACCAGTCCTTCTACCATCCCGGCATCGCGGCGGGTTTCCTTTGCCGGCTGTACATGGCCACGGGCGAGGAGGAATGGCTGGACCTGGCGAAAACGTACATGCGATTCTGCGAGCACGTGGGGGACTACCACTTCAGACTGCTGCGTGCCGGCAAGGTCGGTTGGGCCGGCGCGATGCTCTACACGCTTACCGGGGAAGCGAAGTACCGCGACATGGCGGTCAGGGTCGGCAACAACCTGGTCGAAACCCAGCTGGAGAACGGGGCATGGGCCTGGCCGGAGATGGGCATTCCGGGCCCCCACAACGATATCACGGCCGAGATGGTCGTGTGGCTCGACGAGATCCACCAGGCGGCCGGCGAAGACTAGGCCGCGTCTACCGGATGCTCCCGTGCGACCACCACCCGCGTGCTGAGGTCTTCCGCGGATAACCGGCGGGTCGTCCCTGCCCGAATCAGTGCGATATCCCCCGTTTCGAGCGAAACTTCTCGTCCGCCCAGCGACAGTTGCACGGCCCCGCTCAGCACCATCCAGTGCTCGTTCCGGTTCAGCACGGCGTCATGCTGGTTGTCTTCCTGGGCGTTCACCTCTTCATATCGCTGCAGCCGCCATTCGGAGATGGGGCATCGCGGCCCGGGATCCCGTATGGGGCCGGTATTGACACTACCCGGTACGACGAAACCGGGCACAGTGGGCTCGGGGGGGCCATACTCCTCCTCGGTGAGGTGCAGCGGCCTGCCTGCCCGCTCCAGGCGCGTTACGATGGCGTTGTTCTCGTAGGACGTGAACATCTGGAACTGGTGCACGCAGCCCATGGGCGTATAGACCAGAGTATTGGGCGTGATCTCGTGCCTTACGCCGTCCAGCCTGACCTCTCCGAGGCCCGTGGTGAACAGCCAAAGCTCGTCGTTGTCGTGGTAATGGGGTTCGACACCGGTCCCGATGCCGCCGTCCGGATAGTGCCGGTAGCAGTTGAGGGCGGTCCAATCCGGGAATACGTCCTGCTCCCAGTAGGTCCGGTTCGAATTGAGCGAACGAATCGTGTACCGGGGGGTTTCAATGAACATGGTACCTCCACGATCGACGAAATGGCGGTGCCTCGTTTTCGCATGTAAATTACGCCCATGAGTATTTGGCAAATCAAGTACATCTTCACCGATTCCGCGAATAGCGCCCATTGAAGACCACTCGCCCAGACCGGT is part of the Gemmatimonadota bacterium genome and harbors:
- a CDS encoding energy-coupling factor transporter transmembrane protein EcfT, which gives rise to MVLYIPSDSLLHRLHPSTKIVGLALLLILTVAFQSPWYQLVILSGVLLLARSAGAFRNLRRILPLMITVLLFSVVSWSLFRRVGDPFWSFGLFTLSTESIRFGFAMGFRLEAMLVSGMVFVSCTKVEEFAYGLRAIGLPFAVSFALSLAFRLVPLFFTRIGTVVQAQQARGLDLKRGNVLQRARKYVPLLVPIFVYAIRDTDLLSMALESKGFGMRGRRTEYLAFPFVWRDYAILGLLLVLNIAGWMMAAP
- a CDS encoding Gfo/Idh/MocA family oxidoreductase; this encodes MDRRYRAGVIGRTGRGNYGHGLDTVYLEMDDVDIIAVADDDPDGLREAGRRLGVRNLYTDYREMLRNEWFDIVSICPRWLDQHAAMTLAVAEAGACIFLEKPMARTLSEADAMIEACEKAGVMMGIAHQGRMHAAAWRARQLLADGAIGDILHVGMNGKEDHRGGGEDLMVLGTHLFDMLRFLLGRNPAWVQASVTMAGGRPATLEDAVEGPEELGLIAGDAIHAMYGFGHGVTATFETRRNQAPHPRRYGMWVYGSEGIMTVHESSQQIRIYESPVWHPDDDASIRDVTAEALELEPSEQPSMSALQAAANAAIVRDVFEARRDGRRPVNSGYDGRWALEMIHGVFAAHLAESRIALPLENRDHPLLPNLI
- a CDS encoding NAD(P)/FAD-dependent oxidoreductase codes for the protein MRTRTARSEASLSATSLSATSSSAASPSVAASSPDGSCRDLLGRIGLPEPVSSLAGRDWDAVVVGAGHNGLACAAYLARAGKRVLVLEARERVGGACTLEETWPGYRVSPCAYLAGLLHPLVIEELDFARYGYRWTPAEAGMFVPFEDGSSVQLWEDDDRCLEEIRRLSPRDVRGFEAMYAPMRRIREALRPPGKEDIWIGRAPTREQIEERLNGDREAIGMLFEWSMVEYVERYLEDERLRMALTGQGVIGTNASPCEPGTASVHVFHSTGTMGGMPGMWGYVQGGMGMVSFMLCDIARDSGAVVAAGVPVARIVPGEGVELEGGERVRAKAVVSNADPRVTLRLLGDAADGAWKDRVESVPQTGATVKINMALAELPDFTCRPGTDEDHHRGQVNIPLTARQWHEYHGMAGEGRLPPRLWEELYFHTAHDPSVAPAGRHTMSIFAQFVPYDFAEGDWDSRREEVGRLALASLGRFCSNIPDAVLHMDVMGPPDIEKKVGLTGGHIFQGEILPAFMWDKRLEPRTPMPGVYLCGACTHPGGSVIAVNGRNAAMEVLGMYGDQ
- a CDS encoding proline--tRNA ligase translates to MAKKLTAQAEDFSAWYNEVIAKAELADNAPTRGCMVIRPYGFALWENMVAVLDRMFKDTGHVNAYFPLLIPDSFFQKEAEHVEGFSPECAVVTHGGGKKLEESLMVRPTSETIIADMYARWIQSYRDLPLLINQWANVFRWELRPRAFLRTTEFLWQEGHTAHATAAEAEEETLRILDIYRTFAEDYMAIPVLYGPKTDAEKFPGALQTYAIEGMMKDGKALQMGTSHDLGQNFSRAFNIDFQTRDGSREHVYQTSWGMSTRTVGAIIMAHGDDRGLVLPPRLAPHQVVVIPIAKSDEEQSVVREAVDKLVASLEGVRVKVDNREQFGLGWKFTEWETKGVPLRVELGPRDIASGQAVVVRRDTGEKDFVPLESLGKRIGDLLETVQQDMFQRALDFREARSREIRDREAFMSAANGDGGFIHAHWCGDPACEAAVKDETRNTIRCVPMDWEADPGACAYCGGTSERKVVYAQAY
- the apaG gene encoding Co2+/Mg2+ efflux protein ApaG, which encodes MPTPLNSDTVTHGIRVQVYPGYLPDHSDPGQNQYVFAYRIVITNDSERWVKLINRHWVIINADGKRSEVRGPGVVGLQPELEPGENHEYQSLCPLDTEWGTMEGEYEMQDADGRHFEVEIGRFYLAISSDEKVESWQKN
- a CDS encoding citrate synthase (catalyzes the formation of citrate from acetyl-CoA and oxaloacetate), with translation MVKLGLEGVVAAQSAICFIDGLKGRMLYRGHDIHDLAAHSNFEETAYLLWHGDLPGPVQLAELNEQLLAGRTLRNEVLDLLRALPRRTAPMDVLRSAVSFLSAYDPDAANHTREANLRKAVRLTAQFASVTAAWHRLSNCDDPIAPNPDLGHAANFLYMLNGAVPDAEHAKAFDIALILHADHELNASTFAARVTAATLSDMHSAVTSAVGTLKGPLHGGANKDVMDMLNEIGEISLAGDYVREKLAAREKIPGFGHRVYKTEDPRATHLRRLSEELGRKAGDLKWYEMSRVIEQAMMDLKGIACNVDFYSGSVYASMGIPAGLFTPVFACSRITGWTAHLLEQYADNRIIRPLGEYTGPTEARYIPMDARPV
- a CDS encoding N-acetylmuramoyl-L-alanine amidase; its protein translation is MLSICIPGCSNVIFVESTNQNSRVDYVVIHATSANFAESVRLLTTRTGRPVSAHYLIPDENDPTYGHRRLRLHQFVKESRRAWHAGVSYWAGDTGLNARSIGIEIVNEFSCVSDTSAVEDIGPDALVCDFPPFSEAQIEMLIELLRDIQQRHPRIGPLDFVAHSDIAVPHRRRSDPGPLFPWRRLYDEGIGAWYDEETRLRYMAQFEDQLPAVERVQTALLRLGYLVEPTGELDHQTRFAVRAFQLHFRPSDYGGVPDVETAAILWSLIDKYRGGYLP